The Niallia circulans nucleotide sequence GCTATAGCAATTTGCGGATCTTTATAAGGGGCAAAACCTGCAAATGAAAGATTCCAAGTCTTCACACCATGTTTATAAGATTCAGAGGTGCCTGTTTTTCCTGCCGCATCATATGGTTCATTGGCGAAATAACTTTTGGCTGTACCTTGGGAACCATGGGTTACAAGCCGCAAACCTTGCTGTACCCGCTCAATCATTTGATTACTCATGTCTACTTTATTCAATATGACCGGTTCTATTTCGTCTACAATCTTTCCTAATCCCTGTTCATCATTAGTTGATTCACGTATCTCCTTAACAAGCTGTGGCTGCATGCGGTACCCACCATTGGCAATCGTTGTCATATATTGAGCAATTTGCATTGGTGTATATGTATCTAGTTGTCCGATAGCAATTTGAAAATACGTGCTGATATTGTTACCTTTAATTCCTGCCGTTTCATTATCAAAACCAATCCCTGTCGGAACGCCCAAGCCAAACTGGTTAAAATAATAGCGAATTGTTTCAATTTTTTTGGAATCAATATTTAATGTGCCATTAGGGATATACTTACCACCCATCATTTCAATCGCTGTTTTCCACATATATACGTTGGATGAGCGCTCAAGTGCTTCCAAGTCATCAACAAGCCCCATAGTTTGATAAGAAGAAAAGGTTCCGGAGCCTTTAAATCTCATTACTTCATCACGCTCTGTTTCGCCTATATTTCTTACACCCGACTGAAAACCAGCTAATACTGTTGCTCCCTTCACAACAGAGCCCTGTTCAAACGCATAAGTAAAGGTTCCCGGCGTAAAATCGCTAAATTCCTTTGACTTCCGATCATACACTTGTCCAGACATAGCAAGTATCCGGCCAGTTCTTGGCTCCATCGCAACGACAAAGGCTGTGTCGAGCAAATTTGTATGAGGCTTTTGGATGGCAGCGACAAGCTCCTCCTGCATTATTTTTTCAACTTGCTCTTGGAATTCCATATCAATTGTCAAAACTATATCATTTCCGTTTTTCCCTTCGGTAACTACATCTGTGTTTACAACCTCTCCATTTCTGTCTGTACTTACGTTTACAACTTCATTTTGGCCCTGTAGCACACTATCATAAAGCTCTTCTATATAGCTTTTTCCAACCCGATCATTAAGTTTGTACCCTTTGGAAGTGTAGAAATCTAACTTTTCTTCTGGCAGACCTTCTTCTGTCGTCGTTACTTTACCAAGCATGTTGTTAAAAGTGTTTCCGAAGTTATGCGCTCTTTTCCAATCTGTTGTTACATCAATCCCCGGCAGATTTCCAAGCGATTCAGCGGCAATTGCGTATTCTTGATTTGTCACATCTTCATTTTTTATAACCGTTTTGGAAAATGCTGATGCAGTCGATAACTTCCGGTATATAGCCGCCATATTTTTATTAATAGACTTTAAATCCTTCTCTGTTATCCGGTCTAATTTCAAGTTATATAGTTCTTTATCATTCACTTTATCATCTTTGAATAATTTTTCTTCCTTATCTGTCAGTAGCCCCGCTCCATTGTCATTTACCAGCAGCCAAATGTCCTTTAAGTCCCTGGTTGTAACTTTTTTTATATCCTTTTTATTCATCGTAACAAAGTCAGCCAACTTTTTGGCCAAGAGCAGCATTTCTTCCGGTTGTGGATGTAATCGCGGCGTATAAACAATTGCCTTTGCTGGAATATTGTAGACTACTAATCTATTATTAGTATCATAAATTTTCCCCCGCGGAACAGAGGCACTAACTGGAGTTACTACTTTATTTTTTACTTGTGCAGTATACTCTTCCCCACTCACAATTTGAATTAGTCCAAGGCGTATAATCAGAACCGAAAACAGAATAAAGACTGAAAAAAAGATACCCGTGATTCTTATTCGGTATTGATTATTTGCTTTTGGTGTTTTTTTGGCTTTTTGCTTCACAGTAATTTTCCCTTTCTATATGTGTGATAGCACTAAATACTACAATTGTAGTATTTAGTGCAGAAATGAGCCAAAAAGAACGCTGAATTCTTTTCGGCTTGCTATTCAATATATATTTTTATCCTTCAAAATTTGCTTGGCTATCTCCATAGCTTTACTTCCACTGGCTTCTGTTCCCTGATTTTGGATATTAATTGCAAAATAGTAACTATGCCCTTCTTTTTTCACAAAGCCAATAAACCAGCCATTTACATTATTCCCGTTTATCGTTCCAGTACCAGTTTTTCCATACAATTGCTTATCCTGTTGGTCATCAATTAACATCGCTTCTTTTATTGCTTCAACATTTTCTGCTTTGAAGCCAAACTTATTTTCTGATAGCTCCTGCAATAAAAGCACTTGTTCAATCGGTGATATTTTCAGAGAGGATTCCATCCAATAGGTATCCAAACCTCCAGACAAGTCCTTATTTCCATAGTTGACCTTATCGAAATAAGCTTGCAGGCGTTTATCTCCTACCTCTTGATCCAGATTTTGAAAATACCAGTTTACTGAATTTCTCATGGCAGATGTTAAGTTATGATCTTTATCCCACTCTTTAAAAGGGTTGCTTCTCCCGTTCCAATACTGTTCAGAGTTATTTATTGCTATAGCATTTGATTCTAATGCAAATAACCCAGAATAAATTTTATACGTGCTATCTGGTGAAATCCTTTGTTCACTTAATATACGATTGTATATTTGAAAATGGCTATTGTCTGCATCGTATAAAACAAAACTCCCTTTATAACCTTTAAAATACGCACTTAAGTCCTCATAGGCTGTATTCCTCCCATCAAAATGATACACATCATTAGAAGTAGCCAATACAGTCGTAAGTGGTGTAATCACGAGTACAAGTATTCCTAAAAGCATACAAATAACCTTACTTTTCATTTTCAATAAAGCAGATGCTTCAGAGAAGTTAGCAATACTTTGAATTCTTTGTTTAATTTGTTGATTAGTTCCGCCAATTCCTGAGGCAAACAATTCAAATGACTTCTCCTGTTTGTTATGGGCAAATCGAATAATTGTATGACCATATTCAAGATAGCCCTTCTCATCTAAAAGATTTAGAACAGAGTCATCACAAGCCAATTCGCGGTCCATTCGGATCCTTTTTAAGGAATACCATATAAATGGATTAAACCAATATATGATTTGAAAAATCCACATCACATAATGAACTAGCATATCTTTGTTTTTATGATGTGTTAGCTCATGCAGTAATACATATTTAATATCCTTTAAAGTAAATACTGTTTGTAAGTTTGATGGTACTAAAATATAAGGCTTGAAAATACCAAACGTAATTGGTGTGGTAATAAAAGGTGTTTCTTTAAGGATAATATTTCTTTTAATCCCAACAACCTCTTTGCACTCTTCTAATAATAGATTTACTTTAATGTTCTTAATAAAAACAGCAGACTTTTGTAGTTTATGAAGCTGATAGTTTGAATATATCAGTATTGCAAGGCAAAGAACCATGCCTATTATCCAAACAGCACATATGAGCTGGTAAATATATTCTGGTGTTGAGTTGTGCACAGATACGGAAAAATCACGGATTAAATCTGTATTAGCACCATTTGACTCTGTTAGGCCACCACTTTTGTACTCATTCTGAGCTGCTGTTTTACCAGTAAACGTCAGCAAGTTTTTTATATATTGTATTCCTTCACCTAACCCTAAATAATTCCATGGTAAAGTGGAAACAAAAAGAGGGACAAACAGAAAAAACCAAATTTTATAATGCGTTTTAACTGACATATGTTTAGTTAATGCCTTTTTCATCAAGAGAATAATAACAATTAGGAGGGATAACGCTATTGTATTAAGCAAAAGCCGTTGTACAACGATATCCATTATTTTTCCCCTCCCTCTTTCTCTCTCTGTGATAGTATTTTCTGTAATTCAGAAATATCTTCATTAGACAACTTATCGTTTTCAATGAAATTTAATACCATTGAATTTAATGTGCCATCGAAAAATTGTTGAAGAAAGGTTTTGCTTTTTTGCTCTATATAATCGTGCTTTTCAATTAGTGATGTATAAATAAACACTCTGCCATTTTTTCTTGCGTGCAGTGCCTTTTTCTTAACAAGACGTGCGAGCATCGTATGAATAGTATTCGGTTTCCAGTCAAACTCTGCAGATGACAGCTTCTCGACTACCTCAGGTGTTGAGATGGGCTCATATTTCCATACAATATTCATAACTTCATATTCTGCTTCTGATATTTGGGGACTCTTCGTCATGGTGAAACCTCCTACTTTTACAATTGTAGTATTTATTATAGCATGAAGGCTTCATTGCTTAAAGTATACACCTAATACCAATTACTGCATTCCAAAATATACATACAGCTTATCTATGAATGATTTATTCAACTGAGTTGCTGAGCTTCCTTGTTGATAATTTTCAACAAGTGAAAGCATAAGAAAATTATCTTGCTCTGTATCAAAGGCAAGTAAGAAACTATTTTCATTCCCCTTTTCCCCTTGTTTCAATTTTAATTCTGCTGTTCCCGTCTTTGCAGCTAGCTGATACTGTTGGTTATATAGGAGATGGGCTGTTCCATTTGGATTACTGACAACCTCTATTAAACTTTTTTTCATTTCATCAGCTGTTGCCTTTGTAATAGCTGATTTTGTTTTGGGGCCGTCTTTACTTTTAACCAACATTGGATAAACGATATTCCCTTCATTTTGAAAAACAGTATACATCGCAGCCTGCTGAATAGGATTTATCAATAATTCGCCTTGACCGTATGCTGTATCTGCCAGGAGAATTTCTGAGTTAAATGTACTTTCTTTTGAGATTTGTGCCGGATTCATGGCAATTGGCAAATCCAACTCCTCCCCAAAGATAAACTGCTTTAAGCCATTTCTAAACACGTCTTCCCCGAATTCAAGCGCCTCTTGGGCAAAATAAATATTATCCGAATAGATTAAAGCCTTTTTCATATCGACTTTTTGTACATCTGAAACACGCGTCACTGAATAACCGCCCCAGCTCCCATCCTTTTGCCAGCTTCGTCCATTTATAGTTCTTTGTTTATCTGGATACGTCACCTTAGTATCAAGCCCAATGCTAGCAGTTATCGTTTTAAAGGTAGATCCAGGCGCATATCCAACAGCAAACCTTGAAATAAATGGCTTTTTATCGTTATTTGCATATTGATCATAATCCTGTTGAGAAATCCCTTGAACCATTTTATTAGGATCATAGGAAGGGGAACTAACTAAAGCAAAAAGCCCGCCTTCTTTAGGGTTCATTACAACTGTCGAACCAGAATTACCTTGCAGATGCTCAAATGCTTCTGATTGAATATAGGAATCTATTGTCAGCTGTATATCTTCGCCATCCGCTTTATCCACAGTTTGAATTTCCTGTTTATTGTCGCCTTCTTCATCAACAATCCATATTTCTCCGCCATCCTTGCCGCGCAGTCGCTTATCAAAAGCCTTTTCCAATCCTGCTTTTCCAATGATATCGCCATCAACTAAATTTGGGTGTTTTTCGATATCCTCTTTCGTTACATTTCCAATATAACCAATTAAATTAGCTGCTGCTTCCTTTAAAGGATAATATCGCAGCTTTATATTCTGATAGGATACTCCCGGAAGTTCTGTTGCTTTATTTGCTTCGATTGTTTTTAAAGGGACAAACAGCTCATCTGTGACCCAGCTTTGATTTAGTTTTTTATTTATCTCTTCTATCGTTAGATCAAATTGTTGACTGATTTTTTGGAGATTTGCCTCCTTTACATTGCCCGCACCTAATTCTTTCGGAACAACACCCATCGACTTAAAATTTTCATTTATCGCCAGACCATTGCCTAAATGATCTTGAATTTCTCCCCGTTCTGCTTTCAGTAATTGATACGAAATTTTATCTTTACCTTCCATACCAGGAAAAATTAACGCAGGTTCCCATTTCACTAAATATTTATCATCTTTCTTCGTCATTTCTGTTTTATATTCCAGCTTTTCTAATGCTCCTAATGGCGTAGTAAAGCTTAGTTGATAACTTAATCCATAAAGATTGGTGTTCACCTTTTCTAATGAAACGTGAGAAGCATGAATATCCGTTATATTAATCCCATTAAATATGCGATCATACTTTTGTTCGACCTCCGCTAACGTATATTTTAAGGACTTATACGACTCCTCATCCAAGACCTTGCCTAAGTTCTTATAATCTCTATTTTCTAAAATCCGAATAAAATCATCTGCGGCATCAGCAAATAGTGCTTTATCATTCTTTTTGATTAATAGGTAGGAAGCCGTGGCTCCGCCCACAATTACAATAACGACTAACAATAATAGTAAAGGCTTGAATCTTCGTCTGTTGTTCTCAACTCTACTATTCAACTTATATCACTTCATTTCATATAGTTTTATACTACATGCGTAGTATTTCATTCAGAACTACACTTGTAGTATTTAGGAAATTATAGCACATTTTTTTGCTAAGGCAAATTATCTTTGGAAATATGCGTAAGAATTACTGAGCAGCACAGGTTATTTTATTCAACGAAAGAAATTCACCATACATAGTTCCTACCGCACATATTACAGATTCAAGTTTGTAAAAAAGCATCCTCTTCAAGAAGATGCCCCATACACTTACTTCTTACACTTAATCACAATAAAGTTAATCGACGGTGCGTTTTCATGGTGCTTATTAGGTTCGTCTATGGTTGAAAACTCTGTCAGTCCATATTCACCAAACTCTCGTTTTACACTATCAGCATCATAAAAGAACATTTTTAAGCCTTCCATGATTTCAAAATAATCTTTATCTATTTGTTTGCCTTTGCCAAACATTGGCGCATCTTGTGATACAGTTGTAAAAATCATATAGCCGTCTGGTTTTAACTGGTTATAACAATCGCTAATAAACTTTTCTCTCTCCTGTTTGTTTAATAAGTGGATAAGTCCATGGCTAAATATTCCAT carries:
- a CDS encoding peptidoglycan D,D-transpeptidase FtsI family protein, whose translation is MKQKAKKTPKANNQYRIRITGIFFSVFILFSVLIIRLGLIQIVSGEEYTAQVKNKVVTPVSASVPRGKIYDTNNRLVVYNIPAKAIVYTPRLHPQPEEMLLLAKKLADFVTMNKKDIKKVTTRDLKDIWLLVNDNGAGLLTDKEEKLFKDDKVNDKELYNLKLDRITEKDLKSINKNMAAIYRKLSTASAFSKTVIKNEDVTNQEYAIAAESLGNLPGIDVTTDWKRAHNFGNTFNNMLGKVTTTEEGLPEEKLDFYTSKGYKLNDRVGKSYIEELYDSVLQGQNEVVNVSTDRNGEVVNTDVVTEGKNGNDIVLTIDMEFQEQVEKIMQEELVAAIQKPHTNLLDTAFVVAMEPRTGRILAMSGQVYDRKSKEFSDFTPGTFTYAFEQGSVVKGATVLAGFQSGVRNIGETERDEVMRFKGSGTFSSYQTMGLVDDLEALERSSNVYMWKTAIEMMGGKYIPNGTLNIDSKKIETIRYYFNQFGLGVPTGIGFDNETAGIKGNNISTYFQIAIGQLDTYTPMQIAQYMTTIANGGYRMQPQLVKEIRESTNDEQGLGKIVDEIEPVILNKVDMSNQMIERVQQGLRLVTHGSQGTAKSYFANEPYDAAGKTGTSESYKHGVKTWNLSFAGFAPYKDPQIAIAVIVPNAYLDGFTQPHSAANIISQRVFRAYFKNHPTK
- a CDS encoding BlaR1 family beta-lactam sensor/signal transducer, with product MDIVVQRLLLNTIALSLLIVIILLMKKALTKHMSVKTHYKIWFFLFVPLFVSTLPWNYLGLGEGIQYIKNLLTFTGKTAAQNEYKSGGLTESNGANTDLIRDFSVSVHNSTPEYIYQLICAVWIIGMVLCLAILIYSNYQLHKLQKSAVFIKNIKVNLLLEECKEVVGIKRNIILKETPFITTPITFGIFKPYILVPSNLQTVFTLKDIKYVLLHELTHHKNKDMLVHYVMWIFQIIYWFNPFIWYSLKRIRMDRELACDDSVLNLLDEKGYLEYGHTIIRFAHNKQEKSFELFASGIGGTNQQIKQRIQSIANFSEASALLKMKSKVICMLLGILVLVITPLTTVLATSNDVYHFDGRNTAYEDLSAYFKGYKGSFVLYDADNSHFQIYNRILSEQRISPDSTYKIYSGLFALESNAIAINNSEQYWNGRSNPFKEWDKDHNLTSAMRNSVNWYFQNLDQEVGDKRLQAYFDKVNYGNKDLSGGLDTYWMESSLKISPIEQVLLLQELSENKFGFKAENVEAIKEAMLIDDQQDKQLYGKTGTGTINGNNVNGWFIGFVKKEGHSYYFAINIQNQGTEASGSKAMEIAKQILKDKNIY
- a CDS encoding BlaI/MecI/CopY family transcriptional regulator, whose translation is MTKSPQISEAEYEVMNIVWKYEPISTPEVVEKLSSAEFDWKPNTIHTMLARLVKKKALHARKNGRVFIYTSLIEKHDYIEQKSKTFLQQFFDGTLNSMVLNFIENDKLSNEDISELQKILSQREKEGGEK
- a CDS encoding penicillin-binding transpeptidase domain-containing protein, yielding MNSRVENNRRRFKPLLLLLVVIVIVGGATASYLLIKKNDKALFADAADDFIRILENRDYKNLGKVLDEESYKSLKYTLAEVEQKYDRIFNGINITDIHASHVSLEKVNTNLYGLSYQLSFTTPLGALEKLEYKTEMTKKDDKYLVKWEPALIFPGMEGKDKISYQLLKAERGEIQDHLGNGLAINENFKSMGVVPKELGAGNVKEANLQKISQQFDLTIEEINKKLNQSWVTDELFVPLKTIEANKATELPGVSYQNIKLRYYPLKEAAANLIGYIGNVTKEDIEKHPNLVDGDIIGKAGLEKAFDKRLRGKDGGEIWIVDEEGDNKQEIQTVDKADGEDIQLTIDSYIQSEAFEHLQGNSGSTVVMNPKEGGLFALVSSPSYDPNKMVQGISQQDYDQYANNDKKPFISRFAVGYAPGSTFKTITASIGLDTKVTYPDKQRTINGRSWQKDGSWGGYSVTRVSDVQKVDMKKALIYSDNIYFAQEALEFGEDVFRNGLKQFIFGEELDLPIAMNPAQISKESTFNSEILLADTAYGQGELLINPIQQAAMYTVFQNEGNIVYPMLVKSKDGPKTKSAITKATADEMKKSLIEVVSNPNGTAHLLYNQQYQLAAKTGTAELKLKQGEKGNENSFLLAFDTEQDNFLMLSLVENYQQGSSATQLNKSFIDKLYVYFGMQ
- a CDS encoding class I SAM-dependent methyltransferase; the encoded protein is MEFWESSFLEKQTMWGFDPTDSAILTKDFFLEKGMKDILIPGIGYGRNAKVFMENGINVTGIEISKTAIELAQKNGLDINIFHGSVNDMPFENKLYDGIFSHGLIHLLNKQEREKFISDCYNQLKPDGYMIFTTVSQDAPMFGKGKQIDKDYFEIMEGLKMFFYDADSVKREFGEYGLTEFSTIDEPNKHHENAPSINFIVIKCKK